From the genome of Muricauda sp. SCSIO 64092, one region includes:
- a CDS encoding DUF2927 domain-containing protein, with the protein MGVAIFIICLIIFFIGLFIKNEMLPIDYTPTSYESEMIEYFKEVALKSEFDENIGRIIKWKKPMILFVSKDDEYKKQTEAIKKSINKINELVTDGFKIELTEDVSNSNAILFLCEKRKVEKLAPDFYKSFTDDIDIDISGFAYIEFNWSNYNIRKAFIYVDPKEPIDVQESTVLEEITQSIGLPNDPESHTNSIFYEHKSEENINIKEYSKMDSDIIRLLYHPKMKPGLNSRQCEKVIKKILQKEAKK; encoded by the coding sequence ATGGGAGTGGCAATATTTATTATATGCTTAATTATTTTTTTTATAGGATTATTCATTAAAAATGAAATGTTACCGATTGATTATACACCCACATCATATGAATCGGAAATGATAGAATATTTCAAAGAAGTGGCTTTAAAATCAGAATTTGATGAAAACATCGGTAGAATAATCAAATGGAAGAAACCTATGATTTTATTTGTTTCTAAAGATGACGAATATAAAAAACAAACAGAAGCAATAAAGAAGAGTATAAACAAAATTAATGAACTTGTAACGGATGGTTTTAAAATTGAATTGACTGAAGATGTTTCGAATAGCAATGCCATTCTTTTTTTATGCGAAAAACGAAAAGTTGAGAAATTAGCTCCTGATTTTTATAAATCTTTTACCGATGACATTGACATAGATATATCAGGCTTCGCTTATATTGAATTTAATTGGAGTAATTACAATATCAGAAAAGCATTTATTTATGTCGATCCCAAGGAACCAATAGATGTGCAAGAATCTACAGTATTGGAAGAAATAACACAAAGCATAGGATTGCCAAATGACCCTGAAAGTCATACCAATAGTATTTTTTACGAGCATAAATCTGAGGAGAACATTAACATCAAAGAATATTCAAAAATGGACTCGGATATTATAAGATTATTATATCATCCAAAAATGAAACCTGGGCTAAATAGCCGTCAATGTGAAAAAGTTATAAAGAAGATTTTACAAAAAGAAGCAAAAAAATAG